Proteins from one Clostridium cellulovorans 743B genomic window:
- the smpB gene encoding SsrA-binding protein SmpB has product MAKTKEPNTLADNRKAFHDYFIIESYEAGIELKGTEVKSIRNGRANLKDSYGEIRNGELFVRNMHISPYEQGNIFNVNPLRERKLLLHKAEINKLNGFLTQQGYSLVPLSLYLKKGRVKVNIAVVKGKKNYDKREAMLERTVKREIEKEFKDKMRY; this is encoded by the coding sequence ATGGCAAAGACAAAGGAACCTAATACTTTAGCAGACAATAGAAAAGCCTTTCATGATTATTTTATTATAGAATCCTATGAAGCTGGAATAGAGCTTAAGGGAACAGAAGTAAAATCCATTAGAAATGGAAGAGCAAATTTAAAGGATAGTTATGGAGAGATAAGAAACGGTGAACTTTTTGTAAGAAACATGCATATTAGCCCGTATGAGCAGGGAAATATATTTAATGTAAATCCTTTAAGAGAAAGAAAACTCTTATTACATAAAGCTGAGATAAATAAATTAAATGGATTTTTAACACAACAAGGTTACTCGTTAGTTCCATTGTCACTTTACCTTAAAAAAGGCAGGGTGAAGGTTAATATCGCAGTAGTAAAAGGTAAAAAGAACTACGATAAGAGAGAAGCTATGCTTGAAAGAACTGTTAAGCGTGAAATAGAAAAAGAATTCAAGGATAAGATGAGATACTAA
- the rnr gene encoding ribonuclease R: protein MGIKGTLLSFMNEQAYKPMDIKELARIFDIRKKDMHMFQQVLDDMEKEGTIIKTRTENYGVPARMNLIIGKLQGHSKGFGFVIPDEEGVKDVFIPSSQMGGAIHGDRVVAKITFGEKNGKKCEGEIIRILERNTKEVIGTYEDSRNFGFVIPEDKRISFDIFVPKNFRSGAKTGQVVICEILEYPDDSRRNPEGKIKNILGNKGDKGIDILTIIKKHGLPEEFPAKVLDAAESIDEEIPDKEIARRRDLRDMMMVTIDGEDAKDLDDAVSLSKLDNGNYYLGVHIADVTHYVKESSKLDNEAFLRGTSTYLIDRVIPMLPRKLSNGVCSLNPKVDRLTLTCFMEINDKGKVENHEIVESIIKTNARMTYTNVTKILRDKDQELIEEYKELVPMFQAMEELQHILEAKRKKRGAVDFDFQECKIILNEMGKPVDIKPYERAIANKIIEEFMLACNETIAEHMFWSKMPFVYRIHEEPNEEKLEHFNEFARNLGYVVKKTKEVHPKHLQEIVEQVKGKKEETVINTLLLRSMMQARYSPESLGHFGLAAKYYCHFTSPIRRYPDLQIHRIIKSFINGKIDEKYMKKLTVTVEKASLQSSERERAAQDAEREVDDLKKAEYMSDRIGEVYEGIISSVTNFGMFVELENTVEGLIHISTLNDDYYVYDEDRLWLLGERTKNIYRLGDSIKIIVDKVDLAAHEIYFEVFKEDNIEDKIEEYKDEEEKFFKGDKKDLPEAVKKQLLKDLETSLEDQQQVLKDLDNQLELNDNSLEHEEGIEEEEVKLFDEP, encoded by the coding sequence TTGGGTATAAAGGGAACATTATTAAGTTTTATGAACGAACAAGCATATAAGCCAATGGATATAAAAGAATTAGCAAGAATCTTTGATATAAGAAAAAAAGATATGCATATGTTTCAACAAGTTTTAGATGACATGGAAAAAGAGGGAACAATAATAAAGACTAGGACAGAAAATTATGGAGTACCTGCTAGAATGAATTTGATAATAGGTAAACTTCAAGGACATTCTAAGGGGTTTGGCTTTGTTATTCCAGATGAAGAAGGAGTTAAAGATGTATTTATTCCTAGTTCTCAAATGGGTGGAGCAATTCATGGTGATAGAGTTGTTGCGAAAATAACCTTTGGTGAGAAAAATGGGAAGAAATGCGAAGGCGAGATAATTAGAATTCTAGAAAGAAACACAAAAGAGGTAATAGGAACATATGAAGATTCCAGAAACTTTGGCTTTGTAATTCCTGAGGATAAGAGAATAAGCTTTGATATATTTGTGCCAAAAAACTTCAGAAGTGGAGCCAAAACTGGGCAAGTAGTAATTTGTGAAATATTAGAATATCCAGATGACAGTAGAAGAAATCCGGAAGGGAAAATAAAAAATATCCTTGGTAACAAAGGTGATAAAGGAATTGATATTTTAACTATAATCAAAAAACATGGTTTGCCAGAAGAGTTTCCAGCAAAGGTTCTTGATGCTGCAGAAAGCATAGATGAAGAGATACCAGATAAAGAAATAGCAAGAAGAAGAGACCTAAGAGATATGATGATGGTTACAATCGATGGTGAAGATGCAAAGGATTTAGATGATGCAGTTTCGTTATCAAAGCTTGATAACGGCAATTACTATCTAGGTGTACATATAGCAGACGTAACTCATTATGTAAAAGAAAGTTCAAAGCTTGATAATGAAGCCTTTTTAAGAGGTACATCAACTTACTTAATTGATAGAGTAATACCAATGCTTCCGAGAAAACTTTCAAATGGCGTATGTTCGTTAAATCCAAAGGTTGATAGATTGACATTAACTTGCTTTATGGAAATCAATGATAAGGGCAAGGTTGAGAACCATGAAATAGTTGAAAGTATTATAAAAACTAATGCAAGAATGACTTATACTAATGTTACAAAAATACTAAGAGACAAGGATCAAGAACTTATAGAAGAATATAAGGAATTAGTTCCAATGTTTCAGGCGATGGAAGAATTACAACACATTTTAGAAGCTAAGAGAAAAAAGAGAGGTGCTGTTGATTTCGATTTCCAAGAGTGTAAGATTATTTTGAATGAAATGGGTAAGCCTGTAGACATAAAACCTTATGAAAGAGCTATAGCTAACAAAATAATAGAAGAATTTATGCTTGCATGTAATGAAACTATAGCTGAGCATATGTTCTGGAGCAAGATGCCTTTTGTATATAGAATTCACGAAGAACCAAATGAAGAAAAGTTAGAGCATTTTAACGAATTCGCTCGTAATCTTGGATACGTTGTTAAGAAAACTAAGGAAGTGCATCCAAAACATCTTCAAGAAATTGTTGAACAAGTTAAAGGAAAAAAAGAAGAAACTGTTATAAATACCTTGCTTTTAAGATCAATGATGCAAGCTAGGTATTCACCAGAATCCTTAGGACATTTTGGTTTAGCAGCAAAATATTATTGCCACTTTACTTCTCCAATAAGAAGATATCCAGATTTACAGATTCATAGAATTATTAAATCCTTTATAAATGGCAAGATTGACGAAAAGTATATGAAAAAGCTTACAGTTACTGTTGAAAAAGCTTCATTACAATCCTCAGAAAGAGAAAGAGCAGCACAGGATGCTGAAAGAGAAGTTGATGATCTTAAAAAAGCTGAATATATGAGCGACAGAATTGGAGAAGTTTATGAGGGAATCATATCTTCAGTAACTAACTTTGGAATGTTTGTAGAATTAGAAAATACCGTTGAGGGATTAATACATATAAGTACCTTAAATGATGATTACTATGTATATGACGAAGATAGACTTTGGCTTTTAGGAGAAAGAACCAAGAATATTTATAGACTTGGGGATTCAATAAAAATAATTGTGGATAAAGTCGATTTAGCAGCACATGAAATTTATTTTGAAGTTTTTAAAGAAGATAATATAGAAGATAAAATAGAAGAATATAAAGACGAAGAAGAAAAGTTTTTTAAAGGTGACAAAAAAGATTTACCAGAGGCAGTGAAAAAACAGTTATTAAAAGATTTAGAAACTAGTCTTGAAGATCAACAACAGGTGCTAAAAGATCTAGATAATCAACTAGAATTGAACGATAATTCTTTAGAGCATGAAGAAGGGATAGAAGAGGAAGAAGTTAAACTTTTCGATGAACCATAA
- a CDS encoding transposase, with translation MGYIVGQNRGQVTAFPETIDEYISDNNPVRVIDVFIENLDLEKAAFAKTNPFREGRPAYNPKDLLKLYIYGYFNKIRSSRKLMIECRRNVELMWLLKKLAPDFRTISDFRKDNAKALKNVFKAFVKLCLEMNLYSKELIAIDGSKFKAVNAKDKNYTASKLNDRLKWIDENIAEFMKEMDKCDKEDGNSTEYTKEQLENKIQKLNTRKDLYNSYLQEMKENDVTQKSITDPESRLMKNNGKLDVCYNVQTAVDSKSHLIADFAVTNNCNDIGLLVPMAEVAKKAMEVETLEVVADKGYRKQADILESLKNGIIPNVHLLDNKENYSFDIDYKENQITDEIRNSNSSKDIQKCLESGIIPKAYEYYKISVEIIEPGEYIISEEVIEKEPVENNTESIEKVIIEVNENFIRDRQTNVVTCPMGNILKQKAIVKGKVRYANKLACRNCKCKCTIAAFKVVEFPENKDTVKSKFFAGKKTITIEKSEPKISAKKKSSKTICFSTRKVRIIFVPDKKKLRMRRSIVEHPFGTIKRWCDSSYLLLKGNMKTTAELSLSFLAYNMKRAINMIGVNDLISKMQAT, from the coding sequence ATGGGATATATAGTAGGTCAAAATAGAGGACAAGTAACAGCATTTCCAGAAACAATAGATGAATACATTAGTGATAATAATCCAGTGCGTGTTATTGATGTTTTTATCGAGAACTTAGATTTAGAAAAAGCTGCGTTTGCTAAAACAAATCCTTTTAGAGAAGGAAGACCTGCCTACAATCCAAAAGATTTGCTTAAGTTGTATATCTATGGTTACTTTAATAAAATTCGTTCTTCAAGAAAGTTAATGATTGAATGCCGTAGAAATGTTGAATTAATGTGGCTTTTAAAAAAGCTTGCTCCTGATTTTAGAACTATATCAGATTTTAGGAAAGATAACGCAAAAGCTCTTAAAAATGTATTTAAGGCTTTCGTTAAACTATGCCTAGAAATGAATTTATATTCTAAAGAACTTATTGCTATTGATGGAAGTAAGTTTAAAGCAGTCAATGCAAAAGATAAGAATTATACTGCTTCAAAACTTAATGATCGATTGAAATGGATAGATGAAAATATAGCTGAATTTATGAAAGAAATGGATAAATGTGATAAAGAGGATGGAAATAGCACAGAATATACAAAAGAGCAGCTAGAAAATAAAATTCAGAAATTAAACACAAGGAAAGATTTGTACAATTCTTATCTCCAAGAAATGAAAGAAAATGATGTTACTCAAAAATCTATAACAGATCCAGAATCAAGACTTATGAAAAACAATGGTAAGTTAGATGTTTGCTATAATGTACAAACAGCAGTAGATAGTAAAAGCCATCTTATAGCTGATTTTGCAGTTACAAATAATTGTAACGATATTGGTCTTCTTGTTCCTATGGCTGAAGTTGCAAAGAAAGCTATGGAGGTTGAAACTTTAGAAGTAGTTGCTGATAAAGGATATAGGAAGCAAGCAGATATTTTAGAAAGCTTAAAGAATGGTATAATACCCAATGTTCATCTATTAGATAATAAAGAAAATTATAGTTTTGATATAGATTATAAAGAAAATCAGATTACAGATGAAATAAGAAATTCAAACTCATCTAAGGATATTCAAAAATGCTTAGAAAGTGGCATAATTCCAAAAGCATATGAATACTACAAAATATCGGTGGAGATTATAGAGCCTGGTGAATATATCATTAGTGAAGAAGTTATAGAAAAAGAGCCAGTAGAGAACAATACTGAAAGCATTGAAAAAGTTATTATCGAAGTTAATGAGAACTTCATTCGAGATAGACAAACCAATGTAGTAACTTGTCCAATGGGGAATATATTAAAACAAAAGGCAATCGTAAAAGGTAAAGTAAGATATGCAAACAAATTAGCTTGCCGTAATTGTAAATGCAAATGTACAATAGCAGCTTTTAAAGTAGTGGAATTCCCTGAAAACAAAGATACTGTAAAATCTAAATTCTTTGCTGGTAAGAAAACTATTACTATAGAGAAATCTGAGCCTAAAATTTCAGCAAAGAAAAAATCAAGTAAAACTATTTGTTTTTCTACAAGAAAAGTAAGAATAATATTTGTACCAGATAAAAAGAAATTACGAATGCGAAGATCTATTGTGGAGCATCCGTTTGGTACAATAAAACGATGGTGCGATAGTTCATATTTGCTATTAAAAGGAAATATGAAAACTACCGCTGAGTTGTCATTGTCATTTTTAGCCTATAATATGAAACGTGCAATAAATATGATAGGGGTAAATGATTTAATATCAAAAATGCAGGCTACATAA
- a CDS encoding right-handed parallel beta-helix repeat-containing protein → MKKIKTLCMAAALGAVVAGASLIPATSAYAATTINVSSTGTSLSSALSKAKAGDTIVIKGTVKSGAVNVPAGITITGNGTGKIDFSSTSGSSGRGLTIKTNGSTIRDLELYNAADNGIYVEGSSNKFIKLNVHNNKDAGLQFSNGASNNYLSFVYSHHNADAAGENADGFAIKLHSGPGNVLEDCTAEGNSDDGYDLYAAHGAVKFVRCKAIKNGECGGIKGDGNGFKVGGVDNKTSGVAAHLDPLKHTLIDCVADGNLKRGFDRNNQSGVVTMTRCIGKNNAGGNFYFPLNGTPSALGYKVTFGKAIIDSCTSSGGGSNNVTGVTFKGTNTGF, encoded by the coding sequence ATGAAAAAAATCAAAACTTTATGTATGGCAGCAGCATTAGGTGCTGTAGTTGCAGGGGCAAGCTTAATACCAGCTACATCAGCATATGCTGCTACAACAATTAACGTTAGTTCTACAGGAACATCTTTATCAAGTGCTTTATCAAAAGCTAAAGCTGGAGATACTATTGTTATTAAAGGAACTGTAAAATCAGGAGCAGTAAACGTACCAGCAGGAATAACTATAACAGGAAATGGAACAGGAAAAATAGATTTTTCTTCAACATCAGGAAGCTCAGGAAGAGGATTAACAATAAAGACTAATGGTTCAACTATTAGAGACTTAGAACTTTATAACGCTGCTGACAACGGAATTTATGTTGAAGGATCAAGCAATAAGTTTATAAAGTTAAATGTACACAACAATAAGGATGCAGGTTTACAATTCTCAAATGGAGCATCTAACAATTATTTAAGCTTTGTATATTCTCATCATAATGCAGATGCTGCTGGAGAAAATGCTGACGGCTTTGCAATCAAATTACATTCTGGTCCTGGAAACGTTTTAGAGGATTGTACAGCTGAAGGAAACTCAGATGACGGATATGACTTATATGCTGCTCATGGAGCTGTTAAATTTGTAAGATGTAAAGCTATAAAAAATGGTGAATGTGGTGGAATAAAAGGTGATGGTAACGGCTTTAAAGTTGGTGGAGTAGATAACAAAACTTCAGGAGTTGCAGCTCACTTAGATCCTTTAAAGCATACCCTTATCGATTGTGTAGCAGATGGTAACTTAAAACGTGGTTTCGATAGAAATAACCAAAGTGGAGTCGTTACCATGACACGTTGTATTGGTAAAAACAATGCAGGCGGTAACTTCTACTTCCCATTAAATGGAACTCCTTCAGCTTTAGGATATAAAGTTACATTTGGAAAAGCTATAATCGATAGCTGTACTTCAAGTGGTGGTGGTTCAAATAATGTTACAGGTGTAACATTCAAAGGAACTAACACAGGTTTCTAA
- a CDS encoding SDR family NAD(P)-dependent oxidoreductase, whose protein sequence is MKKNKMLNSDGYTLITGATSGIGYELSKVFAEEGFNILLQGRNEEKLIKVKEELLNLYNSDAEVTAIGSKAKKRKLSNNKEASKNDFINKEVIRNNNAKEKNIESSKIKVDYIVADLINDKDVNRIFEYVDNNKFIVDNFINNAGIGSYGYFHQVPIATDLELIEVNINAFTKMLKIFVPYMIKQGHGRILNVASTAAFTAGPKMSVYYASKAYVLSLSEALREELKENNIVVSTLCPGPTATAFQAKAKIKKSSTAKGAIVSADMVARFAFKEMMKGKSIIIPGFKNKALIKINSMMPRRLVHKVIHKTNQG, encoded by the coding sequence ATGAAAAAAAATAAAATGCTTAATTCAGATGGATACACCTTAATAACAGGTGCTACTTCCGGAATAGGCTATGAGCTTTCCAAGGTTTTTGCTGAGGAAGGCTTTAATATTCTTCTCCAAGGAAGAAACGAAGAAAAGCTTATTAAGGTTAAGGAAGAATTATTAAATCTTTATAACAGTGATGCAGAAGTAACTGCCATTGGTTCTAAAGCGAAAAAAAGAAAGCTTTCTAATAATAAGGAAGCTTCAAAAAATGATTTTATTAATAAAGAAGTTATAAGAAACAATAATGCTAAGGAAAAAAATATAGAATCTAGTAAAATCAAAGTTGATTATATAGTAGCAGATCTTATAAATGATAAAGATGTGAATAGAATATTTGAATATGTGGATAATAATAAATTCATTGTGGATAATTTTATAAATAATGCAGGTATAGGAAGCTATGGATATTTTCATCAAGTGCCTATAGCAACAGATTTAGAATTGATAGAAGTAAATATAAATGCTTTTACTAAGATGTTAAAAATTTTCGTGCCTTATATGATAAAGCAAGGCCATGGAAGGATTTTAAATGTAGCTTCTACAGCAGCTTTTACTGCAGGGCCTAAAATGAGTGTTTATTATGCTTCAAAGGCTTACGTTCTATCTTTATCAGAAGCTTTAAGAGAAGAATTAAAAGAGAACAATATAGTAGTTTCAACCTTGTGTCCAGGACCAACAGCCACTGCTTTTCAAGCAAAAGCAAAAATAAAGAAATCCTCTACAGCTAAAGGGGCTATCGTTAGTGCTGATATGGTGGCACGATTTGCTTTTAAGGAAATGATGAAAGGCAAGAGTATAATCATTCCAGGCTTTAAGAATAAAGCACTAATAAAGATAAATTCCATGATGCCAAGAAGGCTTGTACATAAAGTAATCCACAAAACTAATCAGGGATAA
- the secG gene encoding preprotein translocase subunit SecG → MKTALYVLLVIICLAMIVAIMLQPSKNDGLNNLLTGNSDTFFSKNKARTKEVVLARLTMVLGACLAAVVLALNLVK, encoded by the coding sequence ATGAAGACGGCTTTATATGTATTATTAGTTATCATATGCTTAGCTATGATTGTGGCAATCATGCTTCAACCAAGTAAGAATGATGGATTAAATAACCTACTTACAGGTAATTCAGATACATTCTTTTCTAAAAACAAAGCGAGAACAAAAGAAGTAGTACTTGCAAGACTTACAATGGTATTAGGTGCTTGCTTAGCTGCTGTTGTATTAGCTTTAAACTTAGTAAAATAG
- a CDS encoding DUF4250 domain-containing protein yields MDINKNKLSTMDPNMLLSIVNMKLRDQYSSLKDLCQAYDIDEYLLSHRLDNLGYEYDYDQNQFKTK; encoded by the coding sequence ATGGATATTAATAAGAATAAGTTATCTACTATGGATCCAAATATGCTTCTTAGTATCGTTAATATGAAACTCCGTGATCAATATTCTTCCTTAAAAGATCTTTGCCAAGCATATGACATAGATGAATATTTATTATCTCATAGATTAGATAACCTAGGTTACGAATATGATTACGATCAAAACCAATTTAAGACAAAGTAA